From the Maniola jurtina chromosome Z, ilManJurt1.1, whole genome shotgun sequence genome, one window contains:
- the LOC123880416 gene encoding potassium channel subfamily T member 1 isoform X8: MELSGGGESADGPSSRGSAKVNFPPDVESDRRPTGTFGGITAAAFHRGRGRSMSAWSDISRSSIRFEERVRVEYYVNENTFKERLQLYFIKNQRSSLRIRIVNLFFKLLACVLYIFRVCADGDPISASCYGCKPGNKTEFEYSANLTEEEFQEHPIINWDGIIWVNRPLYLWGVQAVLAMISLSEAILLVYLGYKGNIWQQVLSFHFILEMVNTVPFALTVPFPPLRNLFIPVFLNCWLAKRSLENMFNDLHRAMQKSQSALSQQLMILCVTLLCLVFTSVCGIQHFQRAGHRHLNLFQATYFVVVTFSTVGYGDFVPDIWPSQLFMVIMIGVALVVLPTQFEQLAFTWMERQKLGGSYSSHRAQSEKHVVVCSTTLHADTIMDFLNEFYAHPLLQDYYVVLLSPMELDTTMRMILQVPIWAQRVIYIQGSCLKDTDLIRARMNEAEACFILAARNYADKTAADEHTILRSWAVKDFAPDVPQYVQIFRPENKLHVKFAEFVVCEDEFKYALLANNCTCPGASTLVTLLLHTSRGQEGQQSPEEWHRLYGKCSGNEIYHIVLGDSRFFGEYEGKSFTYASFHSHRKYGVALVGVRPAELPEFYEDTILLNPGPRHIMKSSDTCYYMSITKEENSAFVVSDKQTESKANVIPKDQTACSLLSNEKKIADAEDGTGQQKTPDAKMEGVSTSGSDSRTCLKDSPATDSATDSHLLLPRPDNTNFLSPDFLSCRRGSRRPSILPVPDMVTSTLNIATDNQDEEVEADESEDELDDDVPWRSPSEKIALYSYIQTCRYTDRVEAACPLHRVGTSLDDASTSSLSSPAASDTRSAWRNDFSRIVKGFPPVSPFIGVSPTLCYLLKEKKPLCCLQLAQVCEHCAYRNAKEYQWQNKTIILAADYASNGIYNFIIPLRAHFRSKTSLNPIILLLERRPDIAFLDSISYFPLVYWMLGSIDCLDDLLRAGITLAENVVVVNKELSNSAEEDSLSDCNTIVAVQTMFKFFPSIKSITELSQSSNMRFMQFRAHDKYALHLSKMEKTLILQREKERGSHISYMFRLPFAAGSVFSASMLDTLLYQAFVKDYVITFVRLLLGVDQAPGSGFLTSMKITKEDMWIRTYGRLYQKLCSTTCEIPIGIYRTQDTSLADQAHHVSMSPRTPSRWFWPRLAGMRPSRASQASEEDGVAGDGNPEGTGRERNRRGPTGCLSGCYGDRTPAYSASLADEARDNHAQQIERAEIANLVRSRMESLKLTGIDYDDVSEKRNSLSYVIINPSCDLNLQEGDIIYLVRPSPFSAQKTFERHNSRRKSNISFCSGALIQAVAAGSRRGSALAGLTSLSPRAPPLTTTKANSLSLPDSPTILTDFRGRSNSLRVVDDILLRRSNSLRQGLGPVNSRRRKSSLEEIGISHFNSLLQHQQQQQLQDANAIKIALNSSIGLEVTPPDEGPVDRLGGPLGGYQDMGVAFPSTSTGSGLPPPTPDPQHLQGTIV; this comes from the exons AGTTCGTGTGGAGTATTACGTGAACGAGAACACTTTTAAAGAAAGACTGCAATTGTATTTTATAAAGAACCAACGTTCGA GTTTACGCATTAGAATAGTAAATCTATTTTTCAAGCTTCTAGCTTGTGTTCTCTATATATTTCGTGTTTGCGCCGATGGAGATCCCATTTCTGCCTCCTg ttatGGATGTAAACCAGGCAATAAGACTGAATTTGAATATTCAGCTAATCTAACTGAAGAGGAGTTTCAGGAGCATCCAATCATCAACTGGGATGGAATAATATGGGTGAACCGGCCGCTGTATCTTTGGGGAGTGCAAGCGGTCTTGGCTATGATCTCATTATCCGAAGCTATTTTGCTTGTTTATCTTGGATACAAG GGCAACATATGGCAACAGGTCCTGTCTTTCCACTTCATATTGGAGATGGTGAACACGGTGCCATTTGCACTTACC GTCCCATTCCCGCCTCTTCGCAATTTGTTTATCCCGGTATTTTTAAACTGTTGGCTTGCAAAGAGATCacttgaaaacatgttt AACGATTTACATCGCGCAATGCAAAAGTCTCAGTCGGCTCTATCTCAGCAACTAATGATTCTTTGTGTCACACTGCTATGTCTTGTCTTTACTAG CGTATGTGGTATCCAACATTTTCAACGTGCTGGTCATCGTCACTTGAATTTGTTCCAAGCGACCTACTTTGTGGTTGTCACCTTCTCAACGGTGGGATATGGCGACTTTGTACCAGATATTTGGCCTTCACAACTATTCATGGTTATTATGATTGGGGTTGCTCTCGTCGTCTTACCTACACAG TTCGAACAACTTGCGTTTACGTGGATGGAAAGGCAGAAGTTAGGTGGATCTTACTCATCACACCGGGCCCAGTCAGAGAAACACGTTGTAGTTTGCTCAACAACCCTTCACGCTGATACAATCATGGATTTTCTAAACGAGTTTTATGCTCACCCATTGCTGCAAGACTATTACGTGGTATTGTTATCACCAATGGAGCTCGATACTACTATGAGGATGATCTTACAG GTCCCCATTTGGGCTCAACGTGTGATATACATCCAAGGCTCCTGCCTGAAAGACACTGATCTGATCCGAGCACGGATGAATGAAGCCGAGGCATGCTTTATCCTTGCCGCAAGGAATTATGCTGACAAAACGGCTGCTGACGAACATACTATTTTACG GTCCTGGGCTGTGAAGGATTTTGCTCCGGACGTGCCACAATACGTACAGATTTTTCGCCCTGAGAACAAGCTGCATGTAAAATTTGCAGAATTTGTTGTATGTGAAGATGAATTCAAATACGCGCTGCTTGCCAATAATTGCACCTGTCCTGGAGCCTCTACCCTCGTCACTCTTCTGCTACATACCAGCCGGGGCCA GGAAGGGCAACAATCCCCAGAAGAATGGCATCGCCTATATGGAAAATGTTCTGGAAATGAAATTTATCACATTGTTCTTGGCGACAGTCGGTTTTTTGGTGAATACGAAGGAAAAAGCTTTACATATGCCAGTTTCCATTCGCACCGAAA GTACGGTGTTGCTCTAGTCGGTGTTCGCCCAGCTGAACTTCCCGAATTTTATGAAGACACTATTCTCTTAAATCCAGGCCCGCGACATATCATGAAAAGCAGCGACACGTGTTATTACATGAGTATCACGAAGGAAGAAAATTCTGCTTTTGTAGTTTCCGATAAACAGACGGAAAGCAAAGCTAATGTTATACCTAAAGATCAAACCGCGTGTAGTCTTCTCTCTAACGAGAAGAAAATTGCGGACGCAGAAGATGGAACGGGACAGCAAAAAACACCAGACG cTAAAATGGAAGGAGTGTCGACATCAGGCTCAGACTCTCGTACCTGCTTAAAAGATTCCCCAGCCACTGACAGTGCTACTGACAGTCATCTTTTGCTCCCGCGACCTGATAATACAAATTTCTTAAGCCCAGATTTCCTAAGCTGCCGCCGAG GCAGCAGACGCCCTTCCATTTTACCCGTGCCTGACATGGTAACGAGTACCCTGAACATAGCCACCGACAACCAGGATGAAGAGGTGGAGGCAGATGAAAGCGAGGACGAGCTTGACGATGATGTGCCTTGGCGTTCCCCTTCCGAGAAGATTGC ccTGTACTCGTACATTCAAACGTGTAGATATACCGACCGGGTTGAAGCAGCATGCCCTCTGCACAGAGTAGGTACGTCATT GGACGACGCCAGCACCAGCTCGCTGTCCTCACCGGCCGCCAGCGATACACGCTCAGCGTGGCGCAACGACTTCAGTAG GATCGTTAAAGGTTTTCCACCCGTATCACCCTTTATCGGTGTAAGTCCAACTCTATGTTATTTGCTGAAAGAAAAGAAGCCTCTCTGCTGTCTTCAATTGGCACAAGTGTGTGAGCATTGTGCCTACCGAAACGCGAAGGAATACCAGTGGCAAAACAAGACGATAATCCTCGCCGCCGACTACGCATCTAATGgaatctataattttattattcccCTGCGCGCCCATTTCAGATCCAAGACCTCATTGAACCCCATTATTCTTTTACTGGAACGCAGACCTGATATAGCTTTCTTGGATTCTATCTCGTACTTTCCGCTGGTCTATTGGATGCTAGGTTCTATTGATTG TTTAGATGACCTCTTGCGCGCTGGAATAACTTTAGCAGAGAATGTAGTCGTGGTGAATAAGGAGTTATCCAATTCTGCCGAAGAAGACAGTCTCTCAGACTGTAACACCATAGTAGCAGTGCAGACAATGTTCAA atTCTTTCCTTCAATCAAATCTATAACGGAGCTATCGCAATCGTCAAATATGCGCTTCATGCAATTCAGGGCTCATGATAAATATGCATTACATCTCTCTAAAATGGAAAAG acCTTGATTTTGCAGCGTGAAAAGGAAAGGGGATCGCATATTTCCTACATGTTCCGATTGCCCTTTGCTGCCGGCTCCGTGTTTTCCGCCTCAATGTTAGACACACTTCTATACCAGGCCTTTGTAAAAGACTATGTCATTACATTTGTCAGATTATTGTTGGGCGTCGATCAGGCACCTGGTTCAGGATTCCTTACCTCC ATGAAAATAACGAAGGAGGATATGTGGATTCGTACGTACGGTCGGCTGTATCAAAAGTTATGTTCTACTACATGCGAAATTCCAATCGGGATATATCGCACTCAGGACACAAGCCTAGCCGATCAGGCTCACCACGTGAGTATGTCGCCACGGACCCCGTCAAGGTGGTTCTGGCCACGCCTCGCGGGCATGCGACCATCGCGCGCATCG CAGGCCTCAGAGGAAGATGGGGTGGCGGGTGATGGAAACCCCGAGGGGACGGGCAGAGAACGTAATCGTCGCGGACCCACCGGCTGCCTCAGCGGATGTTACGGCGACCGCACACCCGCG TATTCAGCGAGCTTAGCAGATGAAGCAAGAGACAACCACGCCCAGCAAATCGAACGAGCAGAAATAGCTAATCTTGTAAGATCTCGAATGGAGTCATTAAAATTGACTGGTATAGATTATGATGATGTCAGTGAAAAAAGAAACAGTCTATCTTACGTAATCATAAACCCAAGCTGCGATCTCAATTTACAGGAAGGCGATAtaat ATACTTGGTACGCCCTTCACCATTCTCAGCGCAAAAAACATTCGAACGCCATAACAGTCGCCGAAAATCGAACATTAGTTTTTGTTCTGGAGCCCTGATCCAGGCCGTAGCAGCGGGCAGCCGTCGCGGTTCTGCGCTCGCTGGGCTCACGAGCCTCTCTCCTCGAGCTCCACCTCTCACTACCACCAAAGCAAATTCCCTTTCTCTGCCTGACAGTCCTACCATCCTCACCGACTTTCGCGGTCGCTCTAACTCTCTTCGAGTGGTAGATGACATCTTACTACGACGTTCTAACTCTCTTCGACAAGGACTAGGGCCAGTCAATAGTCGACGCCGCAAGAGTAGCCTCGAAGAGATTGGAATTTCACATTTTAATTCGCTGCTGCAACATCAACAGCAGCAGCAACTACAAGATGCGAATGCTATTAAAATTGCCCTGAATAGCAGCATCGGACTGGAAGTGACGCCGCCCGATGAAGGTCCTGTAGATCGGCTAGGAGGGCCACTAGGAGGATATCAAGATATGGGTGTTGCGTTTCCTTCGACTTCCACGGGATCTGGTCTACCACCACCGACACCAGATCCGCAACATCTGCAGGGAACGATCGTATGA